Proteins from one Bos taurus isolate L1 Dominette 01449 registration number 42190680 breed Hereford chromosome 7, ARS-UCD2.0, whole genome shotgun sequence genomic window:
- the WDR18 gene encoding WD repeat-containing protein 18, producing the protein MAAPMEVAVCTDSAAQLWSCVVWELHSGANLLTYRGGQAGPRGLALLNGEYLLAAQLGKNYICAWELQRKDQLQQKIMCPGPVTCLTTSPNGLYVLAGISENIYLWEVSTGNLLVILSRHYQDVSCLQFTGDSSHFISGGKDCLVLAWSLCSVLQADPSRTPAPRHVWSRHTLPITDLHCGFGGPLARVATASLDQTVKLWEVSSGELLLSVLFDVGILAVTMDLAEHYMFCGGSDGSIFQVDLCTWPGQREKSFQPEQEHGKVFRGHRNQVTCLSVSTDGSVLLSGSHDETVRLWDVQSQQCLRTVTLKGPVTNACIMLAPVSMLSSDFRPGLPLPHFNKHLLGAEHGDEPHRGGLMLRLGLHQQGSEPSYLERVEQLQAVMSSTLEKNVLGGQDQLRIRVTELEDEVRNLRKINRDLFDFSTRIITHPTK; encoded by the exons ATGGCGGCGCCCATGGAGGTAGCCGTGTGTACGGACTCGGCGGCCCAGTTATGGAGCTGCGTTGTGTGGGAGCTGCACTCTGGCGCCAACTTGCTCACGTACCGCGGAGGCCAGGCAGGGCCCCGCGGCCTGGCGCTACTCAATGGCGAGTACCTGCTGGCCGCACAGCTGGGCAAGAACTACATCTGTGCCTGGGAGCTGCAGAGGAAG GACCAGCTTCAACAGAAGATCATGTGCCCGGGACCAGTCACCTGCCTCACCACATCGCCCAATGGCCTCTACGTCCTGGCAGGGATCTCAGAGAACATATACCTGTGGGAG GTGTCCACAGGGAACCTTCTGGTCATCCTGAGCCGCCACTATCAGGACGTGTCATGCCTGCAGTTCACGGGGGACAGCAGCCACTTCATCTCAGGGGGCAAGGACTGCCTAGTGCTGGCCTGGAGCCTCTGCAG cGTGCTGCAGGCAGACCCCTCCCGGACCCCTGCCCCCCGGCACGTCTGGTCTCGCCACACCCTCCCCATCACAGACCTGCACTGCGGCTTTGGGGGGCCCCTAGCCCGGGTGGCCACCGCCTCGCTGGACCAGACAGTGAAG CTGTGGGAGGTCTCCTCAGGTGAGCTGCTGCTGTCCGTACTCTTTGATGTGGGCATCCTGGCCGTGACCATGGACCTGGCTGAGCATTACATGTTCTGCGGCGGCAGCGACGGCTCCATCTTCCAGGTCGATCTCTGTACCTGG CCCGGGCAGAGAGAGAAGAGCTTCCAGCCAGAGCAGGAGCACGGGAAGGTGTTCAGAGGGCACAG GAACCAGGTGACCTGCCTGTCGGTGTCCACGGATGGCAGCGTGCTGCTATCGGGTTCCCACGATGAGACCGTTCGCCTCTGGGATGTACAGAGCCAGCAGTGCCTCAGGACAGTGACCCTCAAAG GCCCCGTGACCAATGCCTGCATCATGCTTGCACCCGTCAGCATGCTGAGCTCCGACTTCAGACCAGGTCTGCCCCTGCCCCACTTCAACAAGCACCTGCTAGGCGCAGAGCACGGGGACGAGCCACACCGCGGGGGCCTCATGCTGCGCCTAGGCCTCCACCAGCAG GGGTCAGAGCCCAGCTATCTGGAGCGGGTGGAGCAGCTGCAGGCGGTGATGTCCAGCACActggagaag aaTGTCCTGGGAGGCCAGGACCAGCTGCGGATCCGGGTGACTGAGCTGGAAGATGAGGTGCGGAACCTGCGCAAGATCAACCGCGACCTCTTTGACTTCTCCACACGCATCATCACACACCCAACCAAGTGA